In one window of Protaetiibacter larvae DNA:
- a CDS encoding WhiB family transcriptional regulator codes for MDWRDKAACLTVDPELFFPVGNTGPAVDQIEKAKTVCGRCTVSEQCLQYALETNQDSGVWGGLSEDERRALKRRAARARRAS; via the coding sequence GGCGCGACAAGGCCGCCTGCCTCACCGTCGACCCGGAACTGTTCTTCCCGGTCGGCAACACCGGCCCCGCCGTCGATCAGATCGAGAAGGCGAAGACGGTCTGCGGGCGCTGCACGGTCTCCGAGCAGTGCCTCCAGTACGCGCTCGAGACCAATCAGGACTCGGGCGTGTGGGGCGGTCTGAGCGAGGACGAGCGCCGCGCGCTCAAGCGCCGCGCCGCACGCGCCCGCCGCGCCTCCTGA